The window atttgttcctgCCTGTTTTACTTTCACAGTGTCGGGGCATGTCGTTTTGCCCCCTGGAGTGTGTGTCATGGGTTTAAAGGAGGCGTTAGCAAGTCCAGAGCaaagcagcagcaacagcagcagcagcagcagcgttTATAATTACGATGCTTTAGCTGAACCTGGCAACCTCCTATTTGACCAGCAGGAGGAGACAAACAACCATAACATCACAGGTCACTACACAATCTTGCTTTAGTTAACTTATAACGTCATCGTGTTTTGGCTACGTTTTTATCACATGCTACTGTTTTGTGAGTTCTTGCATTTCTGTATCACCTTAGAAGCTTTCTCAGACTTTACCGTTCCACAAACAGCAGCTGTCGAACGTGAAGAGCCACAAGGACAGGTGCGGTTACTGACCAATCCAGCtgcctcattaaaaaaaaatacctccaACCTGATTTCACAGAAGACACCATTGACCATTGTGCTCATTTTGACAGACAAGGTTCTCTCTGGACGAGGCCGAGCAGAACCTGAGAGACGTCGCAGGCAACAGCGTGCCGGTCATCCTCAACATTATCGGTAAAAACATTCCCCGTTTGATTTAATGAATGCAAAATGTGGCTGTTTATAGGAGCAGTAGCTGTGACAACACAaggaatacatactgtacaaacttgCACAAGGTGTAGAATACAACACTTCCAGATGTGCTGCcctgggaaaataatcaacagtaaCCCAGCACTTTGCTTTGGGTCTTATTACAACTTtctgtcattgattattttccaataccAGCACACTTCAGAGTGTTTGTATTCTTTACTTGGTATATTAAATTGCTCGTTATTCTCAAGCTTCATGGCCACACAAGCAGTGCGACGGTAACGGTAGACTTACTACCTAGTAATGGCATTTCTCTAATCGTTGTCAATTTCCGGATGTTACAGGTCTGGAGAGTGCAAAAGCAGGAGATCATAAGGCAGCGTTCGAGTGTTTCCAGGCTTCGGCTCAGCAGAATTACAGCAAAGCTCAGTTTAACATCGGGGTGTGTTATGAGATGGGACATGGAGTCGGGAAAGATCTTAGCAAGGCAAGAATGTTTTTCTATTTACAAGCATGAAGCATGGACGACAAAGCTTTAGCTCGAAAGCTAAAAAAGCTTTagaaagtcttaggcaccatattatatgctaaAGATACCAAttgtgttatatatgtttatcgtgtctgcataattatatagaaaatcattcagtatgttcatatataactttaaaatgaataaataaataaataacattacaggagcatatatgcatggctgtaaagaaaaaaatatatagtacaagacagaccagtttttagatagaaacaaaaaactctaatgctcctgggatttgcataaaaatagaaagaagcaagtgtgacaaagttaccagaagaacttatATTCTCCAgaaagctcagtaaaacctaacaactgttttacttatagaactgtgcaaaagtcttgggcacatacaaatatatggcataagcaaaagatgcttttgaaaacatttctgcataaaagaaacatctataaagagcaataaatatCGAGTTATAAAAGAGTTATAAAAttaacagtcaatatttggagtgaaaactccaaagacacagatttgtgtAGTTTTATAAGTAAGACAGTATGGGTataaaatttgtgtgtgtgtgtgtgtgtaggctctGCAATATTACAAACGGGCAGCATTGACAGGTCACCCGCAGGCTCAGTACCGCTGGGCTAAACTTCTCTTGAACACAAGGGGGCAGCAGAGAGTCAAGGACAAACCCGCTGCTACGGCTACAGCCATCTCTCTTCTGCAGAGCGCCGCTGCTGCCGGACTCACTGAGGTACTGAGAGAGGGAAAGATCGCTAATACACCCTCCGTACAACATCAGTAACTCTAAATCTGGTTCTTACTTGTTTTTTTCGCTCTACTTGTCCTTCACTCTCTTGTTCTCTCCCTCTCCGTCAGGCTCAGCTGTATCTGGGTGTGTTATTCTCTCAGGATCCACACACTGATGGAGGAAAATCAGTTCATTATTTCAGAATGGCAGCGAACACTGGAGTGAGTAAAAACACATCATACAAAAATGCTGtttatactcatacacacatactgtgacCACAGCGCCATCCTGTGGAAAATTTTAACATTGATTTTACCTATTTTTGGCCCAGGTCCAAGTGTTAACACGATTTGAAACGAAAATCCTTTTAAATATTGcatatatgttttattcttAGTCAGTATTTGTGATTTATGTTTATTGCTATATTTATAAATCGTGTTTACATATACTGCGCATGCGTGAGCGTGCAGCAGCTTGGTGCGGTTGCTCTCGAAATTTTcgtgtgtttttacttttattttactttctttccattatttacttataactttattttgtatttactaaGTAAGGTCGCCCTTTCAAACCAtgacaagaaaggacagagtcggttgtattttcttcgaaggctcaggacttttaacgtctgtaacaccattctgcggatgttctatgaaaccgttgtggcgagtgtcattttttatgctgtggtctgttggggtggtaatattagggtgtctgataagaacaaactggacaagtcaattaaaaaggccggatcggtgctaggcatggagcttgactctgtggatgtagtggcaaagaggaggattctatccaaagtacaatccattttgaacaatccttctcacccgctacacagtgtctttgctgaacagaggagcagtttcagccagagactgattactatcaagtgttccacagagcgccacagaagatcctttctcccaacagccataaaaatttacaactcctccctgtaactcatacacacatgtatgtggatttttttcaCTAACCGTTTCACAATAGGACATTATCACAtaccatattaaaaatacaactactgcaatactacttcccgagaaaatatgtaatacaagatctcacacaataatacaatattacataaacaatactaggttactgtgcaatacttacaagtggccctgagtcatattcttatggtacttactgttttaagagtttttttttttatttttttttttttttttattattattattattatttattacctttattctttattacctttcttagttaacaactgtgagcacctgtaaccgagcataagcaatttccctctgggattaataaagttatttgaatcttgaatcttgaatcttgaatctttacaCGGTCCGTACTCGCATGCCTGGAAACTCCTTATGCAGATATTTGTACAAGAACAAATGTACACTATGCAGTAAACATAATATCTATAGGTATTTCATTTTACCGATTTTATTTAAGCATTA of the Clarias gariepinus isolate MV-2021 ecotype Netherlands chromosome 16, CGAR_prim_01v2, whole genome shotgun sequence genome contains:
- the dele1 gene encoding death ligand signal enhancer encodes the protein MWRVQSLVGRVLSRCHGNTSSLRLSNGHHVEDEVISSSSVLSSSRSQRGDDGEQKKNKKTAEFRSARMPRYTALDAVGWGAAAVLFMQICRRIHSQFSSVGEQNPRTACHQKLGLIPKCTHKILLEMLSGHVVLPPGVCVMGLKEALASPEQSSSNSSSSSSVYNYDALAEPGNLLFDQQEETNNHNITEAFSDFTVPQTAAVEREEPQGQTRFSLDEAEQNLRDVAGNSVPVILNIIGLESAKAGDHKAAFECFQASAQQNYSKAQFNIGVCYEMGHGVGKDLSKALQYYKRAALTGHPQAQYRWAKLLLNTRGQQRVKDKPAATATAISLLQSAAAAGLTEAQLYLGVLFSQDPHTDGGKSVHYFRMAANTGDSTGLLFLGQCYEIGFGVPLCYTTAVCYYEKAAAQGNLKAKNKLDLHKREVLRSIRSAPCLSVLDRLPLDSMLLPAPTTNRQTDSPTSPLPHSWSMGSLSALPPFTECRSGGWIIGMG